One region of Nitrospirota bacterium genomic DNA includes:
- the ccsB gene encoding c-type cytochrome biogenesis protein CcsB — translation MNLLFFQVAMGFYLLATAGYVTYIINPERKWTSPVSLWVTFSGFLFHIGYFLFRWTESGRIPITSFFEAANFLGLGIVLVFLIMEFRFKIAALGSFMLPLVLVLMAPALILSGDIKEINPVLKSGWLGVHTSLAVLGDAAFAFAFIVSIMYLIQERQLKSKHLGAIFHRLPSLEVMDTIGYKALTFGWPLFTLGMLTGSIWANSAWGTYWSWYPKETWSLITWVIYLALLHLRTIGWRGRKMAFLSIIGFLFVLVSFFVISRIPLGKHSF, via the coding sequence ATGAATCTCTTGTTTTTTCAAGTAGCAATGGGTTTCTACCTGCTCGCGACAGCAGGGTACGTTACCTACATCATAAACCCCGAACGGAAATGGACCTCACCGGTATCGCTCTGGGTGACCTTCTCGGGATTCCTGTTTCATATAGGCTATTTTCTCTTCCGGTGGACCGAGTCAGGACGCATCCCGATAACAAGCTTCTTCGAGGCTGCAAATTTCCTCGGCCTGGGAATTGTACTTGTGTTTCTGATCATGGAGTTCCGCTTCAAGATAGCGGCGCTCGGATCGTTCATGCTTCCTCTCGTGCTCGTTCTCATGGCTCCGGCACTCATCCTATCAGGTGACATCAAAGAAATAAATCCCGTGCTCAAGAGCGGTTGGCTCGGCGTGCACACAAGCCTGGCGGTCCTCGGCGACGCAGCCTTCGCCTTTGCGTTCATCGTTTCGATCATGTATCTGATCCAGGAGCGCCAGCTCAAATCCAAACATCTGGGCGCGATCTTTCACCGCCTGCCGTCTCTCGAAGTCATGGATACCATCGGATATAAAGCGCTCACCTTCGGATGGCCCCTTTTTACGCTCGGAATGCTTACCGGGTCCATATGGGCGAACAGCGCATGGGGCACCTACTGGAGCTGGTACCCGAAAGAGACCTGGTCGCTCATTACCTGGGTCATTTATCTGGCACTCCTGCATCTTCGCACCATCGGGTGGCGGGGAAGAAAAATGGCCTTCCTTTCGATCATCGGATTTCTCTTTGTCCTGGTCAGTTTTTTTGTGATAAGCCGCATACCGTTAGGGAAACACAGCTTTTAA
- a CDS encoding ABC transporter ATP-binding protein: protein MSGPVELPVLDGIDLDIKSGEMLAVVGASGVGKSTFLHILGGLDRPTSGKVYYGDIDVFGLDNGRLSRFRNERVGFVFQFHHLLPEFSALENVMMPALIRRMAREEAVAAAEKILTDVGLGARLHHRPGELSGGEQQRVAVARALMLKPDVVLADEPTGNLDTHTGESVHDLLLGINKQQGITFVIVTHNDKLAVRADRVLRMAEGRLLPEQ, encoded by the coding sequence ATGAGCGGTCCCGTGGAGCTACCCGTTCTTGACGGCATCGATCTCGACATCAAGTCAGGCGAGATGCTCGCTGTTGTCGGAGCATCGGGTGTGGGGAAAAGCACGTTTCTCCATATACTGGGCGGTCTCGACCGGCCGACGTCCGGTAAGGTCTATTACGGGGATATCGATGTTTTCGGCCTCGACAATGGACGGCTTTCACGTTTTCGCAACGAGCGGGTGGGGTTCGTGTTCCAGTTCCACCACCTGCTGCCGGAATTCTCGGCTCTCGAGAATGTCATGATGCCGGCGCTCATCCGGAGGATGGCCCGTGAAGAAGCGGTCGCAGCTGCCGAGAAAATACTGACCGACGTCGGGCTGGGAGCACGGCTTCATCACCGTCCCGGAGAGCTCTCCGGTGGAGAGCAGCAGCGTGTCGCGGTTGCGCGGGCATTGATGCTGAAACCCGATGTCGTTCTTGCCGATGAACCGACCGGCAATCTTGACACGCATACGGGCGAATCGGTCCACGATCTCCTCCTCGGGATCAACAAACAACAGGGCATAACCTTCGTGATCGTGACGCATAATGACAAGCTTGCGGTCCGCGCGGACCGGGTGCTCAGGATGGCTGAGGGAAGGCTCCTGCCGGAGCAGTAA